TCAGGATGACAAAACAGATTAATTGAAATGTTTGTAAAATTCTAAATGTAACAAAGTACTACATTTTTATTTTCGTGACGTTTTAAAAACTTCAAATGCAAATTTCGGAAGTGCCAACATTCTTTTAAATCTTGAAGGATTTTTTAAAAGCCTGTATAACCATTCAATATTTAATTTAATGAAAATCTGAGGTGCTCTTTTTGCCTCTTTGGCAAATACATCAAGGCTTCCTCCAATACCCATTAAAACTTTTGCGTTAAGCTTATCTTTATTTTCATAAATCCATTTTTCCTGCTTAGGAGCGCCTAAACACACAAACACAAAATCAGGACTTGCATTATTAATATTTTCAATTATTTTATCCGAAGAGTCAAAATATCCATTTTCAACTCCGCATATATAAATATCAGGATAATCTTTTAATATTTCTTCCTTTGCCTTTTTGGCTACTCCCTCTTTTCCTCCGAACAAGAAAAGTTTTAATTTTTTCTCATTCATAACGGGAAGAAGACTTTTTGCAAGGTCAAATCCTGCAACTCTCTCACAAACAGGATTTTTAAGTATTTTAGATGCGTAAACAACACCTATCCCGTCAGCAGTATTAAGGTCAGAACTGTTAAGAATTTTTTTAAATTCCTCATCATCTTTTGCAAGATATATTATCTCGGAATTAGGTGTAAAAACAGATGCGGGACTGCCTTTTTCAAGAAGTGAAACTACCTTTGAAACTGCACTCTTTAAATCCACTTTATCAATTCTTACGCCTAAAATATTTACATTTTCCATTTATACCGCCTCCCGCTTTTTATATCGTATTCTTTATAAAATCAGTGAACGATGTAGTCAATGTACCACTGACTACAAATGAATAATTAATAATGAATGATGAATAATTTCGGTTGAAAATCGCCAAATGCGATTTTCCTCATTAATTTTTCATTATTCAATATTCATCAGCGTAGCGACTTCATTATTCATTACGTTTTGTACATTGTATAAAACGACTGAACGATTTAGATGCTGGTCATTCTTGTGAAGTTTTGAACAAGAGTTCAAAGTGAAGTTACTTACGCAGTGAAGTTTTTGATACTCAAAAGTGAAGTTAAGTTTGCCACTCTGCCGCAAAGCGGAACTTCACTTACATAGTAAACTTCACTATAAAAGATGGCTTCACTTGCCCGTCAGGGCAAACTTAGTTGATTTCATTTTTAATGAAATCATTATAG
Above is a genomic segment from Oscillospiraceae bacterium containing:
- a CDS encoding WecB/TagA/CpsF family glycosyltransferase, with the translated sequence MENVNILGVRIDKVDLKSAVSKVVSLLEKGSPASVFTPNSEIIYLAKDDEEFKKILNSSDLNTADGIGVVYASKILKNPVCERVAGFDLAKSLLPVMNEKKLKLFLFGGKEGVAKKAKEEILKDYPDIYICGVENGYFDSSDKIIENINNASPDFVFVCLGAPKQEKWIYENKDKLNAKVLMGIGGSLDVFAKEAKRAPQIFIKLNIEWLYRLLKNPSRFKRMLALPKFAFEVFKTSRK